TTCCTCCACGGCGGCGCTCGGCCTGTTTTTCGCGGTTATTTTCACGGGCGCGGGGCTGTTTTTCAGCGGTGGGATCGCGCGGCTGCTTGGCGCGGATGAGGCGATCTTTGCTATGACGAGGAGTTATCTGCGGACGATCCTCTCGTTTTCGCTCTTTTTTATCATGAATAATATCTTACTCGCCTTTGTCCGCAACGACGGCAGCCCGCGCCTCGCGATGGCGGCGATGGTGACCGGCAGTTTTTCCAATATCGCGCTCGATTACCTGTTTATCTTTCCCTTCGGCTGGGGGCTTTTCGGCGCGGCCCTCGCCACGGCGATCGCCCCGATGATCAGCCTCGCGCTGCTTTCGCTGCATTTTGTCCTGCGGCGGAGTTCCTTCCGCCTCTCCCTGCGGCGGCCCCGCGCCGGAGCGGTCGCGAAGATGGTCCCTCTGGGGCTCTCTTCAATGGTGACGGAGCTCTCTTCCGCCGCCGCGCTCGCGGCCTTTAATCTGATGATCCTCGCGATGGCCGGCAACACCGGCGTCGCCGCCTATGGCATCGTGGCGAATCTCGCGCTCGTGGAACTTGCCGTCTTCGTCGGCATCGCCCAGGGGATGCAGCCGCTCGTGAGCCGCAGCCGCGGCGCGGACGACGGGCATAGCTGCCGCCTTCTTTTGTTTTACGGGGCGGCGCTTTCGCTGGCCGTCGCCTCGCTGGCCTACGGCACGGTATTTGTCTGGGCGCGGCAGGTCGCCGGACTTTTTAATTCCGCGGG
This sequence is a window from Cloacibacillus sp.. Protein-coding genes within it:
- a CDS encoding MATE family efflux transporter, translating into MGKRLFPTFVKYVSQSVMGMVGISCYILADTWFVAAAFGAEGLAALNLAIVVYSLMNAAGLMAGIGGATLFSLSFAAGRERRAEIFSSTAALGLFFAVIFTGAGLFFSGGIARLLGADEAIFAMTRSYLRTILSFSLFFIMNNILLAFVRNDGSPRLAMAAMVTGSFSNIALDYLFIFPFGWGLFGAALATAIAPMISLALLSLHFVLRRSSFRLSLRRPRAGAVAKMVPLGLSSMVTELSSAAALAAFNLMILAMAGNTGVAAYGIVANLALVELAVFVGIAQGMQPLVSRSRGADDGHSCRLLLFYGAALSLAVASLAYGTVFVWARQVAGLFNSAGDALLAAYAEEGLRIYFAGFFFGGLNVVAAAFCSAAEMPKRGFLISALRAFLLVLPLAALFSWLFGMRGLWFSFVAAETLTFIAAAAMLRRFIFDRPNDKWRFSFDGARNK